Genomic window (Melioribacteraceae bacterium):
AATAAAATTTTACCTGAACATATAATTCTTGAAGATGAAAAAGATCTTGAAAATTTTAATGGCACTCTGCACGAATTTGAAATGCTGCTTCTAAAGAAACGTCTTGATGAGTTTAATGGAAACCGCACACTAACCGCAAAATCATTAAATGTATCGGTTAGATGGATACAGCTCAAACTAAAAGAACTTGGAGAAAACGGTAATTAATGCAAGGATTAACCTCCGAAATATTATTTGAGAAATTTGAAATTATAGAAGTTCTTAAAAAAGATGAACATGCAGGGGTTTATCTTGCCAATCATATTTATCTTAGTAAAAAAATAATTCTAAAAGTTCTTAACACAAAAAAACTGCCAGATCATTCAATTGTTGAACGATTTAAGCGGGAAGCAAAAATACTAGCACGACTTGATCATCCCAATATTATTAAAGTGTTAGATTTTGGCATGAGTAAAGAGTTTTTCTATATCTCCTTTGAATATATTGAAGGGGAAAGCATGCGTAATATGCTTAAAACAAAATCTCTTTCACATGAGCAAAAAGAGCACTTAATGATTCAGCTTCTCAAAGGATTGGATTATGCTCATAAAAATCAAATTATTCATAGAGATATAAAACCGGAAAATATATTTATAGATAAAAATTTAACGCTAAAGATTGGTGATTTTGGTCTCGCGCTTTCTTCAGAAGATAATTTTGTTACAAACCCATATTCAATAGTTGGCACTCCAAGTTATATGAGTCCAGAGCAGGTACGCGGGGCTAAGTTAACTCCACAAAGTGATTTGTTTTCCACAGGCGTTGTTCTGTTTGAATTATTCTCCGGCAAAAATCCATTTCTAAGAGATAATGTAAGTCTAACACTAAACGAAATAATTGGATATGATGAAGGCAATCTCCCAGAAAAGTTAAAAGAATTACCACAGAATGTTCAAGAAATTCTTCTTAAGCTTTTAAAAAAGAAAATTGCCGACAGAGTTCAATCGGCCGAAGAAATATTAACATCATTGAATGTAAGTCTTGATCAGCCAACAATAGTAGTAAATAATTTTAATAATGATGCAAAAAGATCAAAGCTTGCTTTAGGGTTCATAGCTATTTTTATTTTAATAATTGGTGGCTTTGTGCTCTCTCAAATATTTTCAACTGATGGTAATCCTACTATTACAAACAATCAGCAGGAGCAGATTGAAGATCCTTCATCTCTTCAAAATGATTCCAAATCTCAAATAGATAGTAATAGCGCTAATGAATCTTCAGAGATTCCATTAACGGAAGAAGAAAAAAATATTAATGAATTAAATAACCCAACTCAGAATAATTCTCAAACCAGCATGGCTGAACCAAAGTCGTTAGGTTTAGGAGGGCTGGTAGTTGAGTGCCTTCCCTGGGCTGAAGTATTTATTGATGGTGAACGAATAGGTGTAACTCCAAATGTTAGCATTAGACCGATCAACTTGCAAGCTGGAGAGTACACACTAAAACTGGTTCATCCCGATTATCCCGTTTTCTCACAAACAATAAATATTGCAGCCGGTGAGGTAAAAAATGTACGTATTTCGCTTGATGCAACTATGGGATTCGTTAAATGTTTTGTTCATCCTTTTGGAGATGTATATATAAATGGAGAAAAGAGGGGACAAATTCCATCCCCCGATTTTCTAAAAGTAAAACCGGGTCCTGTTAGATTAATAATAAGAAACAATGATTACCGTGATATTGATACTGCTTTTTATATTCGCGCCGGAGATTCTTTAAGACTCAAATTTAGTTTTAGGAAGCCATAATTTAATCTCGGTTTTCCCTGATTTTTCATGTTGACTTTACATTTCTTAATTAATATAAATTGGCAGAACCATATAAGTAATTGTTACCAAGCTGGGGTTTATATGGGTTCATTCGATTTCATCTCACAATTCTTTAATAAGTAAAAATAAGCTGCAAATTGCCAAGGGTTGTTTATTTTTATAAGTTGGAGAGTCGTATTTTTTAACAAACATAGAATAAACTTCTCTTAAAGATGATAAAAACATTTTTAACCATATTCTCGGTAATACTGGTTTCCAGTTCTCTAATGGGACAGGTTAATTCGTTTTTGGAATTAAAGAGAGATTTTGAAGATTTTGAGTATTCTAAAGTAATTTTGAAATCGGAGCAATTGCTGAACAATGAGAATATTTCAGACTCTCTAAGAATTGAAATTTATTTGATGAAAGCCATTTCTCACTATTCCCTCGGAGGCATTGTAGAAACCAAAACCTCTTTTCAGAACATATTATTGATTAATAGGAAGTACAATCCAAATCCATCTCAAATATCTCCGGTGTTGGTTGCAATTTTTGATGAGGTTAAAAGAGATTATGATCAACAAAATCCACTGCCTCTTGATCCTCTCCAAAATGTTAAAATAGATTCACCTCTACCGATTATTGATTATAATCATTTTAAAACTTCAGCTCTTAAAAACTTACTTGTTCCGGGCTGGGGACAAATAAGTATTGGAAACACCACAAAAGGAATAATTACCACCGGGGTTGTTGCTCTTAATTTTATAATGATGTTGAATTCAATCTCTAATACAAATGAAAAGGAATCTGCTTATCTAAACGAAACAAATCAGGCGCTAATTGAAACTAAATTTTCACAGTACAACTCCTCATATAAAACAAGAAATCTATTGATCACCTCTTTTGCCGTTGTTTGGCTTTACAGTCAGATTGATTTTCTATTTTTTTCAAGTTCGGTTGCAGAGCCTCAAGAATTAAACTCAAAA
Coding sequences:
- a CDS encoding serine/threonine protein kinase, with amino-acid sequence MQGLTSEILFEKFEIIEVLKKDEHAGVYLANHIYLSKKIILKVLNTKKLPDHSIVERFKREAKILARLDHPNIIKVLDFGMSKEFFYISFEYIEGESMRNMLKTKSLSHEQKEHLMIQLLKGLDYAHKNQIIHRDIKPENIFIDKNLTLKIGDFGLALSSEDNFVTNPYSIVGTPSYMSPEQVRGAKLTPQSDLFSTGVVLFELFSGKNPFLRDNVSLTLNEIIGYDEGNLPEKLKELPQNVQEILLKLLKKKIADRVQSAEEILTSLNVSLDQPTIVVNNFNNDAKRSKLALGFIAIFILIIGGFVLSQIFSTDGNPTITNNQQEQIEDPSSLQNDSKSQIDSNSANESSEIPLTEEEKNINELNNPTQNNSQTSMAEPKSLGLGGLVVECLPWAEVFIDGERIGVTPNVSIRPINLQAGEYTLKLVHPDYPVFSQTINIAAGEVKNVRISLDATMGFVKCFVHPFGDVYINGEKRGQIPSPDFLKVKPGPVRLIIRNNDYRDIDTAFYIRAGDSLRLKFSFRKP